In the Malaya genurostris strain Urasoe2022 chromosome 1, Malgen_1.1, whole genome shotgun sequence genome, one interval contains:
- the LOC131439365 gene encoding nose resistant to fluoxetine protein 6-like → MITSLLVCTFIPILLSQIMVVCAERYYDQSTYDRFPKLYNYDDFEECRRNYRDQYIYCVVRAHVNPDDRSTLWMNLSRFSEDPFRYDRRIQERGICVQDCERLAQSVQPSEAGQEGYTRANLLKSCIDFELRKDYNLRVTSDVEIFHCYSKANDNPPLDYLEILFIAIVVLILVLVCFSTWKDLSIQKSMRFPENYFSGRHATSNDRLLTSFSLPRNIRQLKDPINGALRQELQYLEGFRFIQMHRVILLHIILCLVKAPKVNPEAVEHKLYTPFVIHYVAEFQNYVQTFLSISGMLLVVHFQEHIRKNPRFNFNYFWDRLIARLIRIVPAYLFIILIETSITRRFMDGPIGHHFIGDSRAKCRQVWWTNVLFINNYVHSNRPCLVQTWYLSTDLQLFIFAMGALMLIWRWPFLKRYIFGVGFAMGLACTTVIAYARSVPPVMTKDLKLSSEYNYGHGYFLLYHPFHTNITVYFAGMLAGFIYHRYRESRKDVLQSRLLMFVFRTAVVLYFFTCFSDAWVVRNQATLHPILSAIYATLFKHSWGVLCTVIQLRTALQPRRSRFRSFFSHPIFAVLGKLCYSFYLIHFTVILQVIGSIRQPIHFSSRGVFEYMMNIQMFTLLFGVLICVLVELPSHTAFTELVQKLKDRSATKRDKESSADERLSDEKLRTKRDD, encoded by the exons ATGATTACCAGTTTGCTAGTTTGCACATTCATCCCGATTCTGCTAAGTCAGATAATGGTGGTTTGTGCCGAGCGATATTATGACC AGAGCACCTACGACCGATTCCCTAAGCTATACAATTATGACGATTTCGAGGAGTGTCGGCGAAATTATCGGGATCAGTACATCTACTGCGTCGTTCGAGCCCACGTCAATCCGGATGACCGATCAACTTTGTGGATGAATTTAAGT cgcTTCTCTGAAGACCCGTTCCGATATGATCGTCGGATTCAGGAGCGAGGAATATGTGTTCAGGATTGTGAACGTTTGGCGCAAAGTGTGCAACCATCGGAAGCTGGCCAGGAAGGATATACCAGGGCTAATTTGTTGAAGTCTTGTATCGATTTCGAATTGAGAAAAGATTACAATCTTCGAGTCACTTCGGATGTCGAGATTTTTCACTGTTATAGCAAGGCGAACGATAATCCTCCACTAG ACTACTTGGAGATACTTTTCATCGCTATTGTCGTTCTGATCCTTGTGCTTGTGTGCTTCTCGACTTGGAAAGATCTAAGCATACAGAAAAGCATGCGATTCCCCGAGAACTACTTCTCCGGACGTCATGCCACCAGTAACGATCGTCTGCTGACTTCATTTTCATTACCCCGCAACATTCGCCAACTGAAGGATCCGATCAACGGTGCACTCCGCCAAGAGTTACAGTATCTTGAAGGATTTCGATTCATCCAGATGCATCGTGTCATCCTGCTACACATCATTCTCTGTCTGGTGAAAGCTCCCAAGGTCAATCCGGAAGCAGTGGAACATAAGCTGTACACCCCATTTGTGATTCACTACGTGGCGGAGTTTCAAAATTACGTGCAAACTTTCCTGTCCATATCGGGAATGTTGTTGGTGGTACACTTTCAGGAACACATCCGGAAAAATCCCCGGTTTAATTTCAACTATTTTTGGGATCGTCTGATAGCGAGGCTGATTCGGATCGTGCCTGCGTATCTGTTCATCATCCTAATCGAAACGTCGATAACCCGTCGCTTCATGGATGGTCCCATCGGGCACCACTTCATAGGAGACTCACGAGCCAAGTGCCGTCAGGTATGGTGGACAAACGTACTGTTCATCAACAACTATGTTCACTCCAATCGACCG TGTTTAGTTCAGACGTGGTATCTGTCCACCGATCTACAGCTGTTCATCTTTGCCATGGGAGCCCTGATGCTAATCTGGCGATGGCCCTTTCTCAAGAGATACATATTCGGAGTTGGCTTCGCAATGGGACTAGCGTGCACCACCGTCATAGCGTATGCTCGCTCCGTACCTCCGGTGATGACCAAGGATTTGAAACTGAGTTCAGAATACAACTACGGACATGGTTACTTTCTGCTGTACCATCCGTTCCACACGAACATCACCGTTTATTTTGCTGGAATGCTGGCCGGTTTCATCTACCACCGATATCGGGAATCACGGAAAGATGTGCTGCAATCTCGACTTCTGATGTTCGTATTTCGTACCGCAGTGGTACTGTACTTTTTCACCTGTTTCTCGGATGCCTGGGTCGTCCGAAACCAAGCCACACTGCATCCAATTCTGTCGGCAATCTACGCCACCTTGTTCAAGCATTCCTGGGGAGTGCTTTGTACGGTGATTCAGCTACGAACTGCTCTGCAACCACGGCGATCACGCTTTCGGAGTTTCTTCAGTCATCCGATCTTTGCCGTTCTGGGCAAACTGTGCTACAGTTTCTATCTGATCCATTTCACCGTCATTCTACAAGTGATCGGTTCGATCAGACAACCGATTCATTTCAGCAGTCGAGGTGTG TTCGAGTATATGATGAATATTCAGATGTTCACGCTGCTGTTTGGCGTTTTAATCTGTGTGCTGGTTGAGCTGCCTTCGCATACAGCTTTCACGGAACTGGTACAAAAGCTGAAGGATCGAAGTGCGACCAAACGAGACAAAGAATCTTCTGCAGATGAAAGACTGTCTGATGAGAAGCTGAGAACCAAACGTGATGACTAG